One Euwallacea fornicatus isolate EFF26 chromosome 22, ASM4011564v1, whole genome shotgun sequence genomic region harbors:
- the LOC136346154 gene encoding queuine tRNA-ribosyltransferase accessory subunit 2 translates to MKFVVKTHLHRSPRLGELNQIPGKPDISLETPLVLLHTQCGLVPHITHWVLKRITQAPQILQIPIVSMHYHQDAIEYYNGRLSEFIGSKESLTYITLHDPANLMQQGHHIKDKVPVFTKRDGDTNVGSPNKRVLKAVDNTVAFVEQCIEKFKNSEALKNAFVIAPIAGGYSLKSRKKCIDRLLKHDEHFQGYLIDGLHNNGAEVEFIPMHEVKPIIEHIVEQLPPHKLRAVQGCWSPLHIIKLVNCGIDIFDTSYCKIVTERSAALVFSIDNNEISEAYEINLHQNKYAEQFQPLLKHCECITCKSYTRGYIHHLLTVRELLGNVLIMIHNVHHMLRFFEKIRECIKNDNVSELEKRIEDQFKLSKCGEFSSLQSDRSSTSVE, encoded by the exons ATGAAATTCGTGGTAAAAACACACCTGCACCGCTCACCACGTCTAGGCGAACTGAACCAAATCCCAGGTAAACCCGACATTTCCTTAGAAACTCCCTTGGTCCTTCTTCACACTCAATGCGGGCTCGTTCCCCACATAACACATTGGGTGCTAAAACGCATCACACAAGCGCCTCAAATCCTTCAAATCCCCATTGTCAGCATGCACTATCACCAGGATGCCATAGAGTACTATAATGGAAGGCTCTCGGAGTTCATTGGCAGTAAAGAGAGCTTAACTTACATCACGTTGCATGACCCTGCAAATTTAATGCAACAAGGGCACCATATTAAAGATAAAGTTCCTGTGTTTACAAAAAGGG ACGGAGATACCAATGTGGGTAGCCCCAACAAACGGGTATTGAAAGCTGTTGACAACACTGTTGCTTTTGTTGAACAATGtatcgaaaaattcaaaaattctgaagctttaaaaaatgcttttgtCATAGCCCCTATTGCAGGAGGTTATTCCTTAAAATCGCGGAAAAAATGTATAGATCGCCTTTTAAAGCATGACGAACATTTTCAAGGGTATTTAATAGATGGCCTCCATAATAATGGAGCAGAAGTAGAATTCATCCCAATGCATGAGGTAAAACCTATAATCGAACATATTGTAGAACAACTACCTCCTCATAAACTGAGAGCAGTCCAAGGCTGCTGGAGTCCTCTACATATCATCAAATTGGTCAACTGTGgtattgacatttttgacactTCCTATTGCAAAATTGTAACTGAAAGATCAGCAGCCCTAGTCTTCTCTATTGATAATAATGAAATCTCTGAAGCCTATGAAATAAACCTGCACCAGAATAAGTATGCTGAACAATTCCAGCCATTGTTGAAACACTGTGAATGTATCACATGCAAGAGCTACACTCGAGGGTACATTCATCATTTATTGACTGTCCGGGAGCTGTTGGGTAATGTGCTAATAATGATTCATAATGTACATCATATGCTaaggttttttgaaaaaattcggGAGTGCATAAAAAATGACAATGTCAGTGAACTCGAAAAAAGAATTGAAGATCAATTTAAATTGAGTAAATGTGGAGAATTTTCTAGTTTGCAAAGTGACAGATCCAGTACCAGTGTAGAATGA